One region of Fragaria vesca subsp. vesca linkage group LG4, FraVesHawaii_1.0, whole genome shotgun sequence genomic DNA includes:
- the LOC101301580 gene encoding vacuolar amino acid transporter 1-like: MFKWFRSKCLPHQNQVASESVHGRNLALKELSCSVCLEENKVCKCEESFESCKKVDSDVSDDEQHHGEANNSVTHAVINMTGMLIGLGQLSTPYALESGGWVSAFLMIGLGVICAYCSHLLGKCLDKHPKSRSYTDIGQNAFGTKGKLLAATFIYLEIFMALVSYTISLHDNINRVFSGTQVQIPWAKLSRSQLLTLAAVLVALPSLWLRDLSSISFLSFGGVLMSLAIFASVACTGIFGGVKANHIIPVLQIQNIPAISGLYIFSYAGHIVFPNLYKAMKDPSKFTKVSIISFSLVTLLYSTLAFMGAKLYGPHVNPQITLSMPPHLIVTKIALWATVLTPMTKYALEFAPMAIQVEHNLPDYMSSRTKLIVRGTVGSFLLLVILALALSVPYFEYVLSLTGSLVSIAICVIFPCAFYLKICWSQISRPLLVLNFTLIAFGFVLGLFGTISSSKLLMQNLSRAH, translated from the exons ATGTTCAAGTGGTTTCGATCCAAGTGTCTTCCTCACCAAAACCAAGTTGCTAGTGAGTCGGTGCACGGCAGGAACTTGGCTCTGAAAGAGCTGAGCTGCAGTGTTTGCTTGGAGGAAAACAAAGTATGCAAATGCGAGGAAAGTTTTGAGAGCTGCAAGAAAGTCGACTCAGATGTTAGCGATGATGAGCAGCACCACGGAGAGGCCAATAATTCTGTTACTCATGCTGTGATCAACATGACTGGGATGCTCATAG GTTTGGGGCAGTTATCAACTCCATATGCCCTAGAATCTGGAGGGTGGGTTTCTGCATTCTTGATGATAGGACTTGGTGTTATATGTGCGTATTGTTCTCATCTACTAGGGAAATGCCTAGACAAACATCCCAAGTCAAGAAGCTACACTGATATTGGACAGAATGCTTTTGGAACCAAAGGAAAACTCCTAGCAGCAACCTTCATCTACTTGGAGATCTTCATGGCTCTTGTGTCCTACACCATTTCATTGCATGACAACATAAACAGGGTTTTCTCGGGCACCCAAGTTCAGATTCCATGGGCCAAGTTATCGAGATCTCAGCTCCTGACGTTGGCGGCGGTTCTCGTTGCTCTGCCGAGTCTGTGGTTGAGAGATCTCTCTTCCATATCATTCCTTTCCTTTGGTGGTGTTCTCATGTCACTTGCCATTTTTGCATCAGTGGCATGCACAGGGATTTTTGGAGGGGTGAAAGCTAATCATATTATACCAGTCCTTCAGATTCAAAACATTCCTGCAATATCTGGCCTTTATATCTTTAGCTATGCAGGACATATTGTCTTTCCTAATTTGTACAAGGCCATGAAAGATCCTTCTAAGTTCACCAAG GTATCTATAATAAGCTTCAGCTTAGTCACTTTGCTTTACAGCACTCTAGCCTTCATGGGTGCCAAGTTGTATGGTCCCCATGTAAATCCCCAAATCACTCTAAGCATGCCTCCCCATCTTATTGTTACAAAGATCGCACTTTGGGCCACAGTGCTCACACCAATGACCAAATATGCTCTGGAATTTGCACCAATGGCAATCCAGGTGGAACATAATCTCCCAGATTACATGAGTTCAAGAACAAAGTTGATTGTGAGAGGTACTGTTGGATCCTTTCTACTTCTTGTGATTCTGGCACTAGCTCTGTCAGTCCCATATTTTGAGTATGTTCTTAGTCTCACTGGATCCCTTGTGAGCATTGCAATTTGTGTCATTTTCCCTTGTGCCTTCTACCTCAAGATTTGTTGGTCTCAGATATCAAGGCCTCTTCTGGTCCTAAACTTCACCCTGATTGCATTTGGATTTGTTCTTGGATTGTTTGGAACCATTTCCTCTTCAAAGTTGCTCATGCAAAATCTGAGCAGAGCTCACTGA
- the LOC101301866 gene encoding uncharacterized protein LOC101301866, whose translation MQRKTGRERERRERDERPKSPNSISGKVPRFSDRLSSLVAQSRQTTLENIWGYPLWGKSQKASTACVKERVTNTIQGWKNVHLTPAGREILIKPVITAIPAYPYGSLYDSLAQLG comes from the exons ATGCAGAGAAAGACAGGTAGAGAGAGAGAGAGAAGGGAGAGAGACGAGAGACCCAAATCACCCAATTCCATTTCCGGTAAAGTGCCCCGTTTCTCGGATCGATTATCGTCTCTCGTCGCTCAGTCTCGT CAGACGACCCTGGAAAATATTTGGGGTTACCCACTGTGGGGAAAATCACAAAAAGCAAGCACTGCCTGTGTTAAAGAAAGGGTGACTAATACGATTCAGGGATGGAAGAATGTGCACCTAACTCCTGCTGGTAGGGAGATCCTTATTAAGCCGGTAATTACAGCTATTCCTGCATATCCTTATGGCAGTCTTTATGATTCACTGGCTCAGTTGGGATAA